From Erigeron canadensis isolate Cc75 chromosome 5, C_canadensis_v1, whole genome shotgun sequence:
TATCCATGGTAGTGGCTTCCATGTCATCTGCATCCATCATCTCAGATACTTCTGTTTGAGGGATCTCCACTTCTAGAGTTGCCCGGTTTTGTGAAGATGTTGGCGCCCATGGTACAACAGCCAGACTTCCATTATATTGCTCAGAGTTAACATGCAGCTTTTCTGTTTTGCCACTTAATAATTTAAGTAGGTCTGGCTTCGACCATATGTTTGAATCTGTACACGATAAAACCAAATAAAGAGTCAGTTGACTTCTACCATGTATCAATATTCACTCTAATAATATGGCAAAACGGGCAGGCAGGCAGGGTATCATAATGAGACAGGTTAGTTTTAGTGCATGTCAGAACAGGTCAGGTTGGGTTGACATGCAAAAACTTGTCTGTCCACTTAATTATTTGATCATAAATGATTTGTGTTAGATACGAGTACAAAAAGTATGTTGTTACAGTAACAAATATAGATTTGTAAGTaaagaaattaagaaatttGGGTGCAATACAATTACACATTTGCCTGTTGGATTTGTCCAACCCATTTGAACTGCTTGATATAACATAACCAACATCAACCAACTTACAAGAAAATGGGttaaaattgccacctctaattcATTCCCAAAACCTATTACTCAACCAGGTGAAAACAAAAGGCAAATGAAAGCACATGTAAGCATCATTATCTTAAATCATGCTACGTTCTTCATATAATATGGAAATTAATAAAATCTGAAAATAGCCTCACTACCTGGAAGGAAAATTTAAGAACTAGAGACCACATTTTCACTTTCAGATGCTGCCAAAAGGTAAGCAATGAAAAAACACATTTGACAAATGACAAAACTATTTATGTATTGTCCATCATCAAGAAAGTGAGATAAATCCAAAATGAGAAGCAACCAGATTGATAAAACACTAAGATACAATCTAGATACATGGTAATCAAATACTTCCCCTCTCAACATTTCTTGAGCCAATATAAGCATAATATTTCTAGAATTGATCAAACAACTACATGGAGTAAACGGACTTACTTTTAATCCTAGAAAGGAAGTCTGAATTAACCGTAACAGAGAAGGGTGAACGAGTTTGCAATGCAGGCATGTTATTCGTGGGATCATACAGAACAATAGCTCTCTCTTCATTCACAGGAAAACTACCACTCAGCTCGTCAATTGCTATGGGACTACCTCTCACTGCTTGTTCAACAAAAGTATCTTGATACAGCTCTGGCTGTTCAAATACCATCGGATTCACCATCTCTTCTTCCTCTATTATTGGAGGCAACTCGGCATCCTAACGACAAGATAGCtaacaattatttttcttatacaATTACACCCTAACCACCTACTATATGCACCAACTGTCTCTATAGTAAGACTTGATCCCGCAGCCTGTAGCTTGACATGGCATACCCAATACCACTAGGCCAAAAAGCAGGGGCGGAACTACATTCAGCATAGACGTAGCCCAGGCTACGGATTCGCTAAATACATGTCgggtaaaaacatttttaaaaaacattgtGTTCTGTACTTGTGCTACAGGTCAAAACGATACAGTATACCAATTACCGGCCCCAATGTAGCTTACtctaaacttttgaaaaatattCCTAACATTGAAATCTAGAAATAGCCAAAAATCCTTAAAAACCACTAAAAATCGTCGCGATCTAGCCCTTATAGTTACTTTACATGGAAAAAAGGTTAGCGTTAAAAAATTTGTCACATGGGTAACTTTCAATCCTGGTTCCGCCACTTTTTGCAAATAGATAAAAACACATAATCCATTAACCCAAAATCAAGTCCACAAATATAGTCATATATCCACACATCTATACAACTTTATGTCCTACAATTTCATATTATCATCAATCAAACTAAAACACActttacatatatgtgtgtctGTCTGCATATACATACTGTATacttaagatatatatatgtatgtccaAAATTCCATATTACCATACTTCAAACAAAtgattacacacacacatatatatatatcatatatatatatatatatgggttttaggtaaaataaaacaactattaaaataaaacaaataaaacaataggtttcttttCACTAAAAgttgcatcatgaaaatcattatgcatcaattgctttggattttgtcttatttgttttaccttaataccctttatatatatatatatagtttccttaTTCTGAGAAACATTTTTGttaagaactcttaaattatatatttgttcacatgttatatatatatatgaagtagaGTAGGGATACGAACCAGACGGCGGATTTTGGTGGCAGGAGAAGAAAGGGagaaatcatcatcattaatttgttgttttctctttaattttccCGCAAAATAACATTCTTCCATTTTTCCCGGCAACAATTACTATTGTTActtatttttctttagtttgAAACAATGATTTGTTATTGTGAAATGAATTTggacaaaagtgaaaaatggatcaatttattattattattattatgagtaTATATTGGATTGACACAAAAAggaataaaattatgaaattattaTTAGTGGGTTGTGGAAGGGGTATGTTAGATATCTCGAGAAGCTACTACTAATGTCTACTTGCTTTATCTTtcacattttccttttttacttAAAACTTTCCTACCCGTTTGGCGAGCATGATTACCCGTTTTGTTTAAGGATTGACTGTTTTGACCCGGAGAAAGTCTCAAACCCATAAACTCTGGGCAGAtatcaaagattttttttttttctaagtataccggaatgcagtcaactaatcaccaaaagttattgtgtgcacgaactttaggtcgattttattgtattttgaaaacttgaaattatatttattgtgaacataaaacggaTGTGGGAcacataaaacttgtttattttcatatattttttattgtgtgcataaactaatcccaaaaagttttTGTGTAcatgccacgtaagcagtcaacaagtcaacgtgaaagtggtgaccgacTAATTTCTTACCCGGTAACTTTTGTTTACCATGGGAAtcttgaacaagtttcctgaatacaacAAAACCGACCTAGaattcgtgcacacaataacttttcaggaTTAGTTAACTGCATTCCGGCGcatttagcttttttttttttctttcttaattcgTCGTCGTATTTATAAGTGGTCGGGATGATAAGTATTTCCCGGATCATGGCTTCTTTCTAGTTGGGTTGGGCTGACGCTTTACGGTAGCATTTAGTCATTGGGTTATGACGTTATCCTAAATAAAATTCGGGTAATTAAGTATTTAGTTGGCCATTAAGAAAAAATAGTTCTATTCTCGTGCCTCTTTTAACCATGACCCACTGGTAATTTCATTCTCCGACCTCAAACAACAATGATATATTTTGCACCTTTTTCTAACTTACACATCATAACTTTCTTACTTTTGTTTTACAAAGTTACTACTTTTACAATACTTTTTTCTCAActagtttttaaatattttattactcTTACTTCCAATATAAAAACAACAcaataatgtttttatttagcTAACATTCTGATTAACCCCCTCTTtccaaaaaaaagttaacatcTCTTCTTCCCCATGagttaaacatatattttttttaaaacaaagtcAAAAAGCACCATTAGTAGatgaattaatatttaaaaacatttaagATTTTGTGTCTTTGAGTTCACATTTTGATGTTAATAAATTTAAGGCTGTAAACGATTCGGTTTGATTAGTTAAAACTTTGAACCGTTTTTTAGGTTTCCGTTtggttagttagaaattttgaatcGTTAATTTCGACTATCCATAAATCGATTACCCGGAAAATTCAGTTAATTTTACTTTGATTTttggttaaccatttattaaagttatgcaaatataaagtttaaatttttaattataatagtcAATCTACTtgttaactaattaaattatatgtataatagtcattattatctacattaatattttgtttatagatagatatatgcattacatctaattttgaaatttttttttaatgttatatacaTGCAATATAAGTTTCTATCTAAAAGTATCAcgatttactacttaaaatgttctctatatagatattattaacattttttaatatatatttttaaaaaagttaacaaattttcttaaaaagatatataaataagaaagtTACTTGGAACATGAAGCTAACCATAGATTTCGGAAGAAAATAAGTAAATTGTCATTTTAGGAAACAAATGTAGAAAATTAACTAAATAGATAAGTAAATGATGTATtcatgtgatatatatatatatacatatatatatgattatatgtatgcatatattaaaatttggtCCGGTTCGGTTAACCACGAGTAATGAAAGTTAAATATTATAATCGAACTGTTATATATCGGTTTTTCAGTTTTCAGTCTTTTCAGGTTTCAGTTTTGTTCGATTTTGGATCACACGGTTCGGTCTGGTTTGTCAGTTTTCCAGTTCATTTTTTACACCCCTATATAAAATGTTCTCAATAAATTGGATTATAACGAGACATGCCGATAAGTCTAAATTTAaggttaaaaactaaaaaattgtcGTTGGCAAGTGTCTTCAGGTGAACAACCTATCTTTTCTTTTAAGATACTACCACTTTACCACATCAAATCTTCATTCTAGAAAATATCTAAGTGATGTATCGCAATTTATACATATTTCTCACATCTTATTTGGACATTTCGTACTCGTTTTATAGCCgtttatacttgttttgtggtgcgttatggtatttgctagtgATTTTAGGTCTAAAGCAAGTTTATCGCTCACAAATAGTAGAAAACGACTTAGGAAAGGTCCATATGCACTAACGGATGAAGCGAGGTCAAGAACGGGGCTGAAATGGCGAATCCAGGACATTCTCATGGCGCGAGCCAGTGAACCAACCCTAGTAGCGGCGCTAGCTAGGGCCCTAGCGGCGCGAGTTTGTCTGTCCGTCGATCAGAATTGCTCAAAAACACACTTAGCGGCGCGACCTGAGGTCCTAGCGGCGCGAGATCGAGCTGACATtaccattttctctctcttgggGTATAAATACCAACCACAACTCAACCTTAACCCTAATCTTGGAGACTTGAGCACACACACCTTACTTGCAGCCGTTATTCAAGGGTTTTTCACCACTCCAACATAATTGAAGACTTGAAGACTAATTTGGCTCTTATCACTTATTGTAGCTCAATTGTAACCTCGATTAGGATTATTACTTCATatttggtacattatgtcttcctttTTATTTCAATCTTTAGCTCTTATCATTATGAGTAGCTATTTCtttatacatctatgaagatgaagtgaaacaattagttatggttgcatagtattttgaattcaagttggttttacttaacattttgttaaaatcttaatgaagtgatttcttctacttaaatttgtgttcttgatgatatttgtgttctttgatagtggtactagttgaatgcaagtattattttagttgtttgtcgaTGAATAACttttgctaggtcatggtatgatagtaaagaatacAAGTCTAATAtaaattactttgttaagtggatttaacggttggtggtaccacgtttctttcacaaagataaaattgttatttaaatgatcaaacaaactagttagttcaaggaattgtaatagggttggtggtaccacttgttgcaaggaATTGAGTTGATTAGGCGATTTAGTTGATTTTACAAACGTAGTGCACCCATTTGTGTTGTtgtcttgtcacgattattatcACCAACATTAATGAATTTTGAGCTTAACCTATATGCAACCTAGACTTTTTGTGtagcggattcgacatagatggctttttaattattgtttacacTAAAACCGTTTTCGATTAATTTCTCGGAATTACTAACTTGCTTTAATTTTGGCAAACTAACTTTTCTTAACGCAAAGTGACAATTCAGTCATAAACCAAACGTTCtgttgatttacatttttacaaccttaagtacaacattcagtccttgtgttcgatctttgtcttaccaattaactatattacatacgaacgggtacactgcccgtaagtgtgtggtagtcagtaagcggtagactttgttacaaatttttaaactaGATTTCGTACATCACTAAGACACGTCATTATCAACAAATCTTCGTCAAATActtttacaaaagaaaaaataaattactttTCTAGTTTTTGCTTGGTTAATATTTTTCTTGACCCATCCAACTATCCTCTAATCTCTCTCACTCAGGACAAGCAAGAAGATCTCTTCCTTTCCCAATTATTTTCTCAAAGATGATGTCAAGAATAAATGGGGCTTATTTGAGTACATCCCCATTAAACAAGATGTAAGGGTTATTAAACCACTAACCATATATAACCAAAAAGGAGGACCACATAAATAGGACCATTTTATATGAAAGGCTTGACATTTTATTTGCAAGAAAAGGGACCACATGATATGGACATTTTATTTGAAAGTTTGCTCTATTTACATTAGAACTGCTCATAACAATCAAGGGAAGAGACTACATGATATGGACATTTTTAAGGATAATGGTCAATAAGGCCTATTAAGTattaatacataataataaaacatataaataattataattaataaatattttatattaatcatcAACATTAATACAAGTTTTCATCCCTACTGAATTACGATTAGGAAATTTAAGTTGGTTGTACATATTTTGTCTATGTAAATAAAGATTTTCCCATGTCCGGTTGAATGCGTTAGGAGACCACAGTGGATGCGTAGGAGGTATCTGGAAATCCCCTTGTAGCACCAATCTTACAAAATGGTTACCATTGACACATGCAAATACCCAAATATTTTGTGGTTGTGACATTGGTAGGCTACTAAAAAGTGGTAGAAAGGTTGTCTCTCCATTGTTGCTTAAAAAAACAACTTGGACGTCCTCggttatctttgtgatattctGGTTCACCAATGGTAGATGGATCAATATTAGGCTTCCTCCAAAAATCATGATCAATATCTTCAACAATTATACACGGCTTAAGATCGAGCTTTCTCCAAAAAAACATCCACCGATTGTAGTGGAATAGGCTCATTTGCATTGAAATGCAACATAATCTCATGTGCGCATGGTAACCCATGACTGGTGTTTAATTGACAACCATAATTCTCAATAGTTAAATTAAGACCATCAGATCTGTTAAGTTCGTCAAAGATTTTTTGTAAAGGAGTTCGTGAAACAAGCCCCCATAATTCTTGAAAAAGTGGATGGTTGATCTTGTGTTGTCGATATATTCTGCTTATTCCAATGCTTTCTTTTATTGAAGTAAATTGTGAAAGCACAACTTTATCAATAACAGAAACCAATGTGTCCAGACTTGCTTAAGATGAACCCAAGTATAACTTTAC
This genomic window contains:
- the LOC122599240 gene encoding uncharacterized protein LOC122599240; this translates as MEECYFAGKLKRKQQINDDDFSLSSPATKIRRLDAELPPIIEEEEMVNPMVFEQPELYQDTFVEQAVRGSPIAIDELSGSFPVNEERAIVLYDPTNNMPALQTRSPFSVTVNSDFLSRIKNSNIWSKPDLLKLLSGKTEKLHVNSEQYNGSLAVVPWAPTSSQNRATLEVEIPQTEVSEMMDADDMEATTMDTEDNNSQQMPMNETGSASGSEGVHEWQQHCMIPQPPHNLPVPIAWSGTFYS